ACGAGGATGGCGCCGACCCGCGTGCGGCGCTGGTGGAGCGGCTGCTCGAGTACCGCAAGTACCAGGAGGCGGCCGCGACCTTGAGCGAGCGCGCGGAGTTCCAGCGCTGGGTCTTCAGCCGCTCCCTGCTGGGCCAGGAGGAGGATGACGGCGGCTACCTGATGCTCAACGCGGCCAGCGCTTTCGACCTCTGGGCCGCGGTGCAGCGGGTGCTGGAGCGAGCGCGGGAATCGCCGGTGGCCGAGCTGCGCCGGCCGCGGGTGACGGTGGCGATGAAGATCGCCCAGATCGCCGCGCGCCTGCGCGAGGCGGGCGACGAGGGCGTGGATTTCCTCGGTCTGTTCCCCGACATGGTCACCCGCATCGAGGTCATCGTCACCTTCCTGGCGGTGCTGGAGATGATCCGGCGCCAGGCGATCCGCGTGCTGCAGAAGCGCGCCTTCGGCGATATCAGGATCTACCGCAATGGAACTCACTGAGGCGTTGGGGCCGGCGAGCCACCGCGAGGACGACGAGGGTGACCTGAGCTGCTGTCTGGAGGCGCTGCTGTTCATGTCGGGCGGCCCGCTGAGCTTGCAGGATCTGTGTGAGCTCACCGGGCGCGAGCCGGAGCAGATCAACGCCGCCCTCGATCGGCTGGGGGGGGAGTGCGCGGGGCGCGCGGTATGGGTCGTCAGCGTCGCCGGCGGCTTCCAGTTGGCGACGCGACCGCGGTACGGCGAGCTGATCGCGAAGCTGCTGCAGCCGAAGCGCTTCCGCCTGTCCCGCGCGGCGCTGGAGACGCTGGCCATCGTCGCTTACAAGCAGCCGGTGACACGCCCGGAGATCGAGGAGATCCGCGGGGTCAACGTGGACGGGGTGATGGACACGCTGATGCAGTACGAGCTGGTGCGGGAGTGCGGGCGGCGGCGAACCCCCGGCCGCCCCATCCAGTACGCCACCAGCGAGGCGTTTCTGACCCACTTCGGCCTCAACTCCGTGCACGACCTGCCCGACTTGGAGCGGTTGGGACGACGAGAACCGGTGGAGACGGAAGCGGAGGAAATCGAGGACGACGCCGCAGCGATGGCGCCGTGCGACCAACACGGCGCGCAACCGCGAGCACCGAAGGAGCCGACGTGCGACCAGCCATCACCGCCCTAGTCACCGCTCTCATCGCCGCCGGCGCGGCGGCGGCTGCGCGCGCGGAGCCACCGCGCATCGCCGCCTCCGCGGCGATCCTGATGGACGCCGAAACCGGACAGGTGCTGTATGAGAAAAACGCCGATGAACGGCGCCCCATCGCCAGCACCACCAAGGTCATGACGG
The sequence above is drawn from the Armatimonadota bacterium genome and encodes:
- the scpB gene encoding SMC-Scp complex subunit ScpB translates to MELTEALGPASHREDDEGDLSCCLEALLFMSGGPLSLQDLCELTGREPEQINAALDRLGGECAGRAVWVVSVAGGFQLATRPRYGELIAKLLQPKRFRLSRAALETLAIVAYKQPVTRPEIEEIRGVNVDGVMDTLMQYELVRECGRRRTPGRPIQYATSEAFLTHFGLNSVHDLPDLERLGRREPVETEAEEIEDDAAAMAPCDQHGAQPRAPKEPTCDQPSPP
- a CDS encoding segregation/condensation protein A; the encoded protein is MITAAKPQLAPELHACFTGHPVRLPVFEGPLDLLLHLINRQQIDIYNIPIARITSQYLDYLALLEQFNLEVAGEFLVMAATLLEIKSKLLLPRAAVAGDEDEDGADPRAALVERLLEYRKYQEAAATLSERAEFQRWVFSRSLLGQEEDDGGYLMLNAASAFDLWAAVQRVLERARESPVAELRRPRVTVAMKIAQIAARLREAGDEGVDFLGLFPDMVTRIEVIVTFLAVLEMIRRQAIRVLQKRAFGDIRIYRNGTH